The proteins below come from a single Anguilla rostrata isolate EN2019 chromosome 3, ASM1855537v3, whole genome shotgun sequence genomic window:
- the LOC135250955 gene encoding integral membrane protein 2B-like isoform X3, with protein sequence MSGFCVQELENGVSVLRQCRAWCMCLGLAIMLSGVVLGGVCLYRKVQVPFWMYFCRVRGEDIEEDFMVRDRDMAVPSRLRDIQETIRVLQDDEVELIDVPMPEFGDSDPAKIVHDFPRRLTAYLDLKLNRCYIIHLNTSIVMPPKDFLQLLDNYKAGMYLPQSYVVHEQMMVTERVDSVDLGYFIRSLCYGKETYRLQRRDTVLGMRKREVQICHKIVHFENTFGVVTTICEPRIMVSSASSQRHLILLLLLNVLFVLGCC encoded by the exons atgtcagggttctgtgtgcaG gagCTGGAAAATGGGGTTTCTGTTTTGAGGCAGTGCAGGGCCTGGTGCATGTGCCTAGGCCTGGCCATCATGCTGTCAGGTGTGGTTTTGGGTGGAGTCTGTCTCTACAGGAAGGTACAGGTACccttct GGATGTATTTTTGCCGGGTGAGGGGTGAGGACATTGAGGAAGATTTCATGGTGCGGGACAGGGACATGGCAGTGCCATCCCGCCTGCGGGACATCCAGGAGACAATCCGTGTGCTCCAGGACGATGAGGTGGAGCTCATCGACGTACCTATGCCTGAATTTGGTGACAGCGACCCCGCCAAAATCGTACACGACTTCCCTAGG AGGCTGACCGCATACCTGGACCTGAAACTGAACAGGTGCTACATCATCCACCTCAACACCTCCATCGTCATGCCCCCCAAGGACTTTCTGCAACTTCTGGACAACTACAAG GCTGGGATGTACCTGCCACAGTCCTATGTGGTCCATGAGCAGATGATGGTGACTGAGCGTGTGGACAGTGTAGACCTGGGATACTTCATCCGCAGCCTCTGCTACGGCAAAGAGACCTACAGGCTGCAGCGCAGAGATACTGTACTGG GCATGCGGAAGCGCGAGGTGCAGATCTGCCACAAGATCGTCCACTtcgagaacacatttggagtgGTCACCACGATCTGTGAGCCGCGAATTATGGTGTCGTCCGCTTCCAGTCAAAGACATCTGATTCTGCTCTTGTTGttaaatgtgttgtttgtgttggGATGTTGCTGA